A DNA window from Brassica napus cultivar Da-Ae chromosome C1, Da-Ae, whole genome shotgun sequence contains the following coding sequences:
- the LOC106418412 gene encoding protein ALP1-like has product MEISAFPFPYLQDDECSHFLGLFQDMDSSSPSDFGFEGFGNDNSKKRPRKEDQEEGAGAVNGSSNKPAFGDILATLLLLDEEAKHQQEQWDFESNREKSLLEANHREKVRAMDGYYNQLQGHYNTAEETDVTPPKRARRSAVAAAVVSAVASGEEATTAPVQATDIASGSGTSHRRLWVKERTTDWWDRVSSPDFPEEEFRREFRMSKSTFNLICDELDATVTKKNTMLRDAIPAPKRVGVCVWRLATGAPLRHVSERFGLGISTCHKLVIEVCRAIYDVLMPKYLRWPSDSEIQSTKEKFESVHKIPDVVGSIYTTHIPIIAPKVHVAAYFNKRHTERNQKTSYSITVQGVVNADGIFTDVCIGNPGSLTDDLILEKSSLARQRAARGMLRDGWIVGNAGFPLTDWLLVPYARQNLTWTQHGFNENIGGIQKIAIEAFERLKGRWACLQKRTEVKLQDLPYVLGACCVLHNICEMRNEEMAPEIKFDVFDDVTVPENNIRSATASNKRDQISHNLLHRGLAGTRTL; this is encoded by the coding sequence ATGGAAATATCTGCTTTCCCATTTCCATACCTACAAGACGACGAGTGTTCCCATTTCCTCGGTCTATTTCAGGACATggactcttcttctccttctgatTTCGGGTTCGAAGGTTTTGGTAACGACAACAGTAAGAAACGACCAAGAAAGGAAGACCAAGAAGAAGGAGCTGGAGCTGTGAATGGTAGTAGTAATAAGCCTGCCTTTGGAGATATACTCGCGACGCTTTTGCTACTAGACGAGGAAGCTAAGCATCAGCAAGAGCAGTGGGACTTTGAATCCAATAGAGAGAAGTCTCTTCTCGAAGCTAATCACAGGGAGAAAGTGAGAGCAATGGATGGTTACTACAATCAATTGCAAGGTCATTACAACACAGCTGAAGAAACGGATGTTACTCCTCCAAAACGTGCAAGAAGATCCGCCGTTGCTGCTGCTGTTGTCTCCGCGGTTGCTTCCGGTGAGGAAGCAACCACCGCTCCGGTTCAGGCGACTGATATCGCTAGCGGCTCCGGGACAAGTCATAGGAGGCTGTGGGTGAAGGAGCGTACCACGGACTGGTGGGACAGAGTGAGCAGCCCTGATTTTCCGGAGGAAGAGTTCCGGCGTGAGTTTCGGATGAGCAAATCCACGTTTAATCTGATATGCGATGAGCTGGACGCGACGGTTACGAAGAAAAACACGATGCTCCGCGACGCGATTCCAGCTCCCAAACGCGTCGGCGTTTGCGTCTGGCGTTTAGCTACTGGAGCGCCGCTGCGCCACGTGTCGGAGCGGTTCGGGCTCGGGATCTCCACCTGCCACAAGCTGGTCATCGAGGTCTGCCGCGCGATCTACGACGTCCTCATGCCGAAGTACCTCCGCTGGCCGTCGGATTCGGAGATCCAATCCACAAAGGAGAAATTCGAATCGGTCCATAAAATCCCAGACGTCGTGGGTTCGATCTACACCACGCACATCCCCATCATCGCTCCTAAAGTCCACGTGGCGGCGTATTTTAACAAGAGGCACACGGAGAGGAACCAGAAGACGTCGTACTCGATCACAGTCCAGGGAGTGGTCAACGCAGACGGGATCTTCACCGACGTGTGCATCGGAAACCCCGGATCACTAACCGACGATCTGATCCTCGAGAAATCGTCGCTCGCGAGGCAGCGCGCCGCGCGCGGGATGCTTCGCGACGGCTGGATCGTCGGGAACGCGGGATTCCCGTTGACGGATTGGCTTCTGGTGCCGTACGCGAGGCAGAATCTGACGTGGACGCAGCACGGGTTTAATGAGAACATCGGCGGGATTCAGAAGATCGCGATTGAGGCGTTTGAGAGGCTTAAAGGACGGTGGGCTTGTCTGCAGAAGAGGACGGAGGTTAAGCTTCAGGATCTTCCGTATGTGTTGGGTGCTTGTTGTGTGTTGCATAACATTTGTGAGATGAGGAATGAGGAGATGGCGCCCGAGATTAAGTTCGATGTGTTTGATGATGTGACTGTGCCGGAGAATAATATCAGATCTGCGACTGCGTCTAACAAGAGGGATCAGATCTCTCACAATCTCTTGCATCGTGGCTTGGCCGGGACGAGGACTCTCTAG